Proteins encoded within one genomic window of Pseudalkalibacillus sp. SCS-8:
- the prpE gene encoding bis(5'-nucleosyl)-tetraphosphatase PrpE yields the protein MRYDVIGDIHGCYNELIELIEKLGYQNHDGDLSHPEGRKLVFLGDLTDRGPASIKVIEFVYRLVKQDTALYSPGNHCDKLYRYFLGRNVQIKHGLETTVEEFNQLSSKQKQDVSKRFKKMFEAAPLYLQLDENRLVVAHAGIREDLIGHTHKRVRTFVLYGDITGERHEDGMPIRRDWAKKYGGDPIIVYGHTPVKEPRRAGNTINIDTGCVFGGSLTAYRYPEDTTVSVPSSMPVVEEKFRSFDD from the coding sequence ATGAGATACGATGTCATTGGGGATATACATGGTTGTTACAATGAATTGATTGAGCTGATTGAAAAACTCGGTTACCAAAATCACGATGGAGACTTATCGCATCCTGAAGGAAGGAAGTTGGTGTTCCTTGGTGATTTGACGGATCGTGGTCCTGCTTCCATTAAAGTGATTGAGTTTGTATACCGACTTGTTAAACAAGACACCGCATTGTATTCTCCTGGGAATCACTGTGACAAATTGTATCGCTATTTCCTAGGCCGGAATGTCCAGATCAAACATGGACTTGAGACAACTGTAGAAGAGTTCAATCAATTATCGTCCAAGCAGAAACAAGATGTTTCTAAACGTTTCAAGAAAATGTTTGAAGCTGCTCCTCTTTATTTACAACTTGATGAAAATCGATTAGTCGTCGCCCATGCTGGCATAAGAGAAGACTTGATTGGCCATACCCATAAGAGAGTACGGACCTTCGTCCTTTACGGTGATATTACAGGAGAAAGACATGAGGATGGCATGCCTATTCGACGAGATTGGGCGAAGAAGTACGGCGGTGATCCAATCATCGTCTATGGACATACACCAGTGAAAGAACCACGCCGTGCGGGCAATACGATCAATATTGATACAGGATGTGTGTTCGGGGGCAGCTTAACAGCCTATCGTTATCCTGAAGATACAACCGTCTCCGTTCCATCAAGCATGCCGGTCGTTGAAGAAAAGTTTAGATCTTTCGATGATTGA
- the mgtE gene encoding magnesium transporter, translating to MEQMEDYEFQHVIDALDREDIDQFRADFLDMHPYDQTRLFRELGDEQRIRLYGYLSPEEMAEIFENIDIEDTKAYLFEMQPFYAAEMLGEMYADDAVDVLNDLEAEQLASYLTIMDDEAAQEIKELLHYEEKTAGSIMTTEFVSIRAHQTVVEAMQILRKEAPDAETIYYVFVVDEMKKLVGVISLRDLIIADENTFVSEVMNDRVVSISVGEDQEEAARMMRDYDFLALPVVDFQNHLLGIITVDDIVDVIDEEASEDYSKLAAVSDMDTVDRNPMQAAKRRLPWLIILLFLGMITASLIGQFEDTINQVAILAIFIPLIAGMAGNTGTQALAVAVRGIATGETDKQDLKSLILREAGTGLITGTTCGVVITVIIYLWQGSIHLGLLVGVSILLTLIVATLAGALIPLMMHKMKIDPAVASGPFITTINDIISVLIYFGMATALMKYLI from the coding sequence ATGGAACAAATGGAGGATTACGAGTTTCAACATGTCATTGATGCATTGGACAGGGAGGACATTGATCAGTTTCGTGCCGATTTTCTCGACATGCATCCATATGACCAAACGAGACTCTTTAGGGAACTAGGTGATGAACAACGTATCCGTTTATATGGATACCTTTCACCTGAGGAAATGGCTGAGATATTTGAGAATATTGACATAGAAGACACAAAGGCATACTTATTCGAGATGCAGCCGTTTTATGCGGCTGAAATGCTCGGTGAGATGTATGCCGACGATGCTGTAGACGTGTTGAATGATCTCGAGGCTGAACAGCTAGCCAGTTATTTGACGATCATGGATGACGAGGCTGCTCAAGAAATCAAAGAGTTGCTTCATTATGAGGAAAAAACGGCCGGAAGTATCATGACCACCGAATTTGTGTCGATTCGTGCCCACCAAACAGTAGTGGAAGCGATGCAAATCTTGAGGAAAGAAGCACCGGACGCCGAAACGATTTATTATGTGTTTGTCGTCGATGAAATGAAGAAGCTTGTCGGAGTCATTTCATTGAGGGATTTAATCATAGCTGATGAAAACACTTTCGTTTCGGAGGTCATGAATGATCGAGTCGTATCCATTTCGGTGGGGGAAGACCAGGAAGAGGCGGCGCGCATGATGAGAGACTATGACTTCCTTGCTCTACCCGTTGTTGATTTCCAGAACCATTTATTGGGAATCATTACAGTCGATGATATTGTCGATGTCATCGATGAAGAAGCATCTGAAGATTATTCCAAACTTGCCGCAGTATCCGATATGGACACCGTCGACCGAAATCCGATGCAGGCAGCGAAACGGAGACTGCCATGGTTGATCATCCTGTTATTCTTGGGAATGATAACCGCAAGTTTAATCGGACAGTTTGAAGATACGATCAACCAAGTCGCTATACTCGCAATCTTCATTCCGCTGATTGCAGGAATGGCAGGAAATACCGGGACTCAAGCACTGGCAGTAGCCGTCAGAGGAATTGCAACAGGAGAAACAGATAAACAAGATTTGAAAAGTCTCATCCTCAGAGAAGCCGGCACTGGTTTGATTACAGGAACAACCTGCGGAGTTGTCATTACCGTAATCATATACTTATGGCAAGGTTCGATTCATCTCGGTCTTTTGGTAGGAGTCTCCATACTCCTTACATTGATTGTCGCGACACTTGCTGGTGCTTTAATACCGTTGATGATGCATAAGATGAAAATCGATCCTGCGGTTGCATCCGGACCATTCATCACAACCATTAATGATATCATCAGTGTTCTGATCTATTTCGGAATGGCGACTGCCCTCATGAAGTACCTTATATGA
- a CDS encoding FtsW/RodA/SpoVE family cell cycle protein, whose protein sequence is MTNQEKESPFQQIDYNLLFILFLLICSSCIAIYSAVGLYEPSFVIKQLVWYAVGFVAIAFVMILDFDQFLKLSWYIYGAGMFLLLGIAIIPLVDPNAGTPQAIVPNINGAHSWYRYGGVAFQPSEIMKVALIITIANLITVHNEKYKNRTIKDDFLLVGKVALVSLPPVLLVVKQPDLGTTMVFIAIIGSLLLVSGIRWRIILLLSFLLTAVITSLVLIYLYFTEFFTTYLLKPYQLDRFYGWLQPYEFDQEEGYQLVQSLLAIGSGQLYGKGFTGGNVTIPEPQTDFIFSVVGEEFGFMGTSFLISLFFLLIYRIIQTALESNDPFGSYLCAGVIGMITFQVFQNIGMTIGLLPITGIPLPFLSYGGSSILASMIAIGLVLNVRSRTRNYMFD, encoded by the coding sequence ATGACAAACCAAGAAAAAGAATCCCCTTTTCAACAAATTGATTATAACCTACTTTTCATCTTATTTCTTTTGATCTGTTCAAGCTGCATAGCGATCTATAGTGCAGTCGGTCTCTACGAACCAAGTTTTGTCATTAAACAATTGGTCTGGTATGCAGTTGGTTTCGTAGCCATTGCATTTGTGATGATCCTGGACTTCGATCAATTCTTGAAGTTGTCCTGGTATATCTATGGCGCTGGTATGTTTCTCTTGCTCGGAATTGCGATTATTCCTTTAGTCGATCCGAACGCAGGTACACCTCAAGCGATTGTTCCTAACATCAACGGAGCTCACAGCTGGTACCGATATGGCGGAGTAGCATTTCAGCCTTCTGAAATCATGAAGGTCGCATTGATCATTACAATCGCCAATTTGATCACTGTCCACAATGAAAAATATAAGAATCGAACCATAAAGGATGATTTCCTTCTCGTAGGAAAGGTCGCCTTAGTCTCGCTTCCTCCTGTCCTCCTTGTCGTCAAACAACCCGACCTCGGGACGACAATGGTGTTCATTGCCATTATCGGAAGCTTATTGTTAGTTTCGGGAATTCGGTGGCGAATCATACTGCTGTTGTCGTTCTTATTGACAGCTGTTATTACGTCATTAGTATTAATCTATTTATATTTCACGGAATTTTTCACTACCTATCTTTTAAAGCCTTATCAGCTTGACCGGTTCTACGGTTGGCTTCAACCGTATGAATTTGATCAAGAGGAAGGTTATCAGCTTGTCCAATCACTGTTAGCGATTGGATCAGGCCAATTATATGGGAAAGGCTTTACAGGAGGAAATGTTACCATCCCAGAACCACAAACCGACTTTATCTTCTCAGTTGTCGGTGAAGAATTCGGGTTCATGGGGACCAGTTTCCTAATTTCATTGTTCTTCCTATTAATTTACCGGATCATCCAGACTGCTTTGGAAAGTAATGATCCGTTCGGAAGTTATTTATGTGCAGGCGTCATCGGCATGATCACCTTCCAGGTTTTCCAAAATATCGGTATGACAATCGGCCTTTTACCGATTACAGGTATTCCATTGCCGTTTCTCAGTTATGGAGGAAGCTCCATCCTAGCCAGCATGATTGCCATCGGACTTGTATTGAATGTCAGGTCGCGAACACGGAATTATATGTTTGATTGA
- a CDS encoding PqqD family protein: MILTPESKVTVDLSVQKDGDEYTVGSSITGTFIRVPYEAVAIIELLDGTNTIEEITTQLQKREIDVDVSEFVTDLKEIGLVAEIDGEACEEAENTSVPFNENVKRLGMVFYNPITIPLYVILSLSCIGLFIYKPALLPSYEDMFVFESMGLSLLVLFVLSWGLTILHEIGHYLAAVRLGIPVTFRLSLRLYWLVVEADMTGLWSIPKNQRYIPYLGGMFFDGIMLFIALIVQLSNPAFYPQLMELTAFILVFRFGWHCLIFLRTDLYYILMNMINVPGLHDYAKLFLKERLGINHGEIPLREQLNQVERNYVQVFTGLYAIGASIAILLFVFYSAPGFYTVATNTFHQISQNELNSFYFWDGLLIVTISIVNGLLWLKGARTKYNFMKDKRSVQVD, translated from the coding sequence CGTAGCAATCATCGAGCTCTTGGATGGTACAAACACCATCGAGGAAATTACAACCCAACTCCAAAAAAGAGAGATCGATGTGGATGTTAGTGAGTTTGTAACTGATCTTAAGGAGATCGGTCTCGTTGCAGAAATTGATGGGGAAGCTTGTGAAGAAGCAGAAAATACTTCGGTTCCATTCAATGAAAACGTGAAGAGATTAGGAATGGTCTTTTATAACCCGATCACAATTCCCCTCTATGTGATCTTATCTTTATCGTGTATCGGTTTGTTTATCTATAAGCCTGCATTGTTACCATCCTATGAAGATATGTTCGTATTTGAATCCATGGGCCTTAGCCTCTTGGTACTTTTTGTTTTATCCTGGGGACTGACTATTCTCCACGAAATCGGTCACTATCTCGCTGCAGTCAGACTCGGGATACCGGTTACTTTCCGATTGAGCTTACGATTATATTGGCTTGTCGTTGAAGCGGATATGACAGGACTTTGGTCCATTCCAAAGAATCAGAGGTACATTCCTTATCTTGGGGGAATGTTCTTTGACGGAATCATGTTGTTCATCGCGTTGATTGTTCAATTATCCAACCCTGCTTTTTATCCACAACTAATGGAACTGACAGCTTTCATCTTAGTTTTCAGGTTCGGATGGCACTGTCTGATTTTCTTACGGACGGATCTTTACTACATTCTTATGAATATGATTAATGTTCCAGGTTTACATGATTATGCGAAACTCTTTTTGAAAGAAAGATTAGGAATCAATCACGGCGAAATCCCATTACGTGAACAACTGAACCAAGTTGAACGAAACTATGTACAAGTCTTTACAGGATTGTATGCTATTGGTGCAAGTATCGCTATCCTTCTGTTCGTCTTTTACTCTGCACCTGGTTTTTACACAGTAGCTACGAATACCTTCCATCAAATCTCTCAGAATGAGTTGAATAGCTTCTATTTTTGGGACGGGCTGCTTATTGTCACCATTTCAATCGTAAATGGGTTGTTATGGCTCAAAGGAGCAAGGACGAAATACAATTTCATGAAAGACAAGCGTTCCGTTCAAGTAGACTGA